The window CTGAAGTCTTCTTCCACGATCCTAAACTCCTCAATCCTGATAATTCCCTGAATGCCCATGTTTTGGGTGATTTCCACGGCATTGGTACTCCAGGGGGTGATCATGGCAGCACGAGGGCCAACAAAGTAACCGCTTAGGGTTGTTTCCTGCTTTAACGTGGCACCACCGAAAAGCCATTCAAGTTTTGATACGTCTGCAGGGCTTAGTTCCCGCTCGCTTTGTACAGCGTAAACTGTATGGGGCTGACTAAAAAAGAAGTTGAGCATGCTTATTTTTATTCAAGCCACAAAGGTACGGTTGATTTTTGAAAACTGAATACCTGAACTACTGGTATCAGGAGATTTAGATGCGTTTTAGAATGAGCAAAGGGTAAAACTTTGATTCATAGATTTTCTTTTGATCATCATGATTCTATTCAGAAAGGGTATGTGGCAAATTTTCTGTTGCTTAGCTGGTTAAGGCAAGCCCACAATCTGGATATGTCCATGTGGATTTGAGGTTTTTATCCTTCTGGCTGTTTAATGATGTTGCTCCCTGACCGCCGGTGTATTGTAAATGCATCTACTGCCAGGAGTAACTGCAAATGGTCTGCATATTGAAGGTGTTTAACAAAGTTTATGTATCGGGATTAACGTTTTGAACAGCAGGAACAGTATTCTCATTAAAAGCCAACCCCTTGATGGTATGCGCAGCTGACACAATTCCATTAAAGTCATCAGGGTAGTCTGATAAGAAAATTCACTAACTTCATGAAATGTACAATCATTAAAAATAACTAACAGTTGAAGACACTTTGGAAGCGCAGCTGCTCTTAAAACTTCTAAGCAGTGGCCCTTAAATCAATAAGGAGTCCCTGTTTCCGGGCAGTTTAATGGCTGGCAACCTCTTTTACAGGAAGCACATTAAACGGTATGAGCATCCCTTTTGAAGAAGGATTGGGTACTTCTGAGACAAGGGCGTACTTGCCGGGTTCCAGGTTAAGGGTAAAATAGGCAGTCTTGCCTGCGGGCATATCCTGCACACCGCCTATAAACTTAGCCGGAGCGGGCGTATTCAGTCCATCTGGATCAGACCAATCCATCCAGGCATCCAGTTCCGCTAACTCTGCATCAGCTTTTAGTTTTACCAGGTGCACATCATGTCCCAGAAAATGCTCATGCGGCCGCTGGTCTTTAAAATATACGGCAATGGTATGTAGGCCTGCTGTGGGCTCATCTTCAAATTCAATACCACCTTCTCTGGAGAGGGTGACCTTCAGGCTCGGCTCAGGTGCACTTCCATGAGCAGCTTCCTCTTTCACAATGAGCTGTCTGGACATGGGATGAAATTTACCACCCGTTTTCACATAGCACTCTACCACATATGTGCCAGGCTCCATAAAAACAGTTGTCTGTGCCATTTCTCCAGGAGAAACCAAACCTACGCCACCCGAAAAAACTACCTTTGAAAACCAGGGGGGAAACCTGCTAAATTCAGCAAAGCCTTCCTCTGACTTTCCGGCATTGATCAAATCCATTGCATCCATAAAAACAGCTGAAACCTCTTTAAAATCGTCATAGGTTTTTTGCTCTCCTTTAAAAACTGGCATACGATCTATGAGCATAAAATGGGTGAGATTGGATTCGTTGGAATAACGGAAGGTGGTCCAGCCAGAAGGAATCTCATCGGACAAAATGAAATTCATGTGGTTAGTTTTTACTTCGACCAGATTACCGAAATGGGGAAGAGAGGCACTAACTTCAGGCATAGAAGTGGCTTCTACTGAATTGTTCTCGTGTGCCTGTAGCTTCTGTTTCGACCTATCACAGGATACTAAAAAGACTGTCAGGATAAAAATATACAGCCAGGCAAGTAATACTACAGCGAGGGAAGGTTCTGGTCTATACTTTTTTTTAGGTAATAGCTTTTTCATACTTATCAGTGTTTTCATTACAATCAAGAAATCAAAAAGATTGGATCAATAGCATTGCCCTTATGAAGCAGAGCCTACCCAGGGAAATTAAAAATTGTTTGAGCATCCCAACTGAGCTTAATTTCCCCCAGCAGGAATTGTGAATGTTTTGAGCATTCCTTTTGAAGAAGCATTTGGCACTTCGGATATCCAGGCATAACGGCCCGGTTTAAGCACCATGCTTAGGTAAGCTGTATTACCGGCTGGCATTTCCTGCACACCTGCCAGGAACGTTGCAGGGGCAGGTGTTTCTAATCCATGGGGATTTATCCAGTTCATCCAGGCTTCAAGCTCTTCTAAATTGGTGTCGTCTGCTAGCTTTACCAGGTGAACATCATGACCCAGGGCATGTTCATGCACTACCTGGTCCTTAAAATGTACCGCTATGGTATGAAGGCCTGGCCTCAGTTTCCCTTCAATTTCAATACCACCCGTACTTGATAATGTCATGTGCAGGGTGGACTTCTTGGGTGGCAGCGCATTGGAGGAGGCTTCTGTTACGAGCATTTCCTTTACCATACCATCTACAGAATGGAACCTTCCGTTTGTTTTAACATAGCACTCGATCACGTACAGGCCAGGATCCAGGCGGAGGGTTACTTGCGCTGTTTCTCCGGGAGCAACCAACCCCACGCCTCCGGTGTAAATAATTTGTGAGGCCCAGGCAGGGAATCTGGCAAACTCCGCAAAACCCTCGTCTACTTTGCCTTCATTTATCAGGTCCATGGCGTTCTGAAAGACAGGAGCTATCTGTTCTTCATAGTCTTCAATTCCTTTCTGCTCTCCTTCGAAAACAGGCATTTTTTCCAGTAGGAAAAAGTGTGTTTTATGTGATGAATTCTGGTAACGGAAGGTAGTCCAGCCGGAGGGTATCTCATCTGGCATGATAAAGTTCATATGCTCAGTTTGTACCTCTACTACATTTCCGGTATTGGAATAGGCGACTGGGGAGTTTATGGCAGTTGCTGTGTTAATACCGCTCATTCCATTAGGGTGTATTAAATCGCCGGGGCTCTCGCAAGCTGAAAATAGGGCTACTGATAATAAGGCACTTACTGATACAGTTAGGCTTATCCTTTTACAGGATTCACTGCTGGCAGCTTTCCTGATGTTGAGATAGTTCATAACAAAAAGTTTTGATGTTTATAAAAATTTATATGGATCTCAATGATGCTTTGCTTTTTTCCTGGCTCTTCAAGAGAAATTTTAGAGGTTTAATTATGCTTTATGCGGGTAAAATAAAGTCAGTCTCTTTGTTAAGTCTGTTCTATCTCTTAGATTATTATCTAAGAGCACATTTGACTGTTGCTGATGACAAAATTATATGTACTAGGACCTGCTGAATTACGGAATGCTGAGGGAGAACTGGAGCATTCTTTTCTTGCAGGCCCTAAAAGACTAGCCCTGCTAACATATTTATTGCTCAGCAGGCCCCGCGGTTTTCATCGCAGGGATAGCCTCTTGCCCCTGTTTTGGCCCGAACAGGATCAGAAAAGCGCCCGGAATGCCCTTAGCAATATGCTTTATCATATCAGGAAAACATTAGGCGGGGAGGCTATTGAAAACCGGGGTTCTGAAGAGATCAAGATCATTCCGGAAATTTTTTGGTCCGATGCACTGGCGTTTGAAAAAGCCCTGCAGGAGGGAGACTATCAAAGTGCTGTAAAGCTCTACCGCAGTGATCTGCTCAAGGCTTTCCATGTTCATGATGCTTCCAGTGAATTTGATTATTGGCTGGAGCAGGAAAGAGGCAGATTTAGCACGCTGGCCACCGAAGCCTACTGGGCACTGGCAGAAAAAGCGCTTAGAGAACATGATCAGGCTTCGGCCATGAAGTGGGCAAAAAAAGCAGGAGCACTAAACCCCTTTGCAGAGCAGGTACAACTGCAGCTCATCCTGTTTTTGGAAGAGCTGGGGGAGATCACTGCCGCCCTGGAGGTGTACCATACTTATGTTAAACTCATTGCAAGAGAGGAAGAAACTCCTGGATCAGAAATAAGGAGGTTGGCAGAATCACTTGAAACCAAAACCTATATATTGCCTGCACCTGTCCGTAAGGAGCTTATTTCATCCCCAAAATGCCAGCAGCCTTCAATAGCCGTACTGCCTTTCGAAAGCCTGGGCACGCAAAAAAATACTGCATTTACAGATGCGATCTATGGTGATATCCTTACCAGGTTATCGCAGGTTTCTGAACTTTTCGTCACCTCCAGAACCTCTTCTCAGCATTACAAAAGCACAAAGAAACAGCTGCCGGATATTGCACAGGAGTTAGGGGTGGTGTGGATACTTACCGGCGAAGTACAGGAAGAGGATCAGCGGGTAAAGGTGAGTGTCAGGCTTGTAAACGCGCTGGAACACAGGCATGTATGGGCAGATATATTTGAGCGTAATCTTACGGCTGGTGAACTTTTTCACATACAGGCCGACATAATTCAGAAAATAGCTGAAGCACTCAAAATGAAACTTTCTCTCCAGGAGGAAAAAGCCATAAGACAGGCACCTACCACCAGCCTGGAGGCGTTTAGGCTACATGCCTATGCCAGGTGGAGCCTGGACCAGCGTACTGAAAAGGGTATGCGCATGGCAGAAGACTATTTCCGGCAAGCCATTGCGCATGATGCGGAATATGCTCAAGCCTGGCTGGGGCTGGCCGATGCCTTAACACTGCTGCATGATTATAGTTATGCAGCTTCGCAACCGGAAATACTTTCGGAAGCAGAACGGGCAATCAATATGGCGCTAAGCCTTAACCCTACACTGGCAGAAGCCTATGCATCGCTTGGGCTGCTGTACGCTACCAGAAGAAAAGGTGCTGAGGCTATTCACTATTTAAAAAAAGCTGTTGCTTTGCAGCCTGCCTATGCCGATGCTCATGCCTGGTTAAGCTGGGTGCACCAGCTCATGGGCGAGCTGGAGCAGGGGCTTGAAAGCGCTCAAATAGGGGTCAGCTATAATCCTTTGTCGCAGGAGACACTTAGCAATTTGTGCTTAGCTTTAATCAACAAACGTGACTATTCCAGTGCACTGATTGAAGCCGAGCGGTTACTGCTGCTGCAACCAGATTTTGCAACTGCCCAATTTTATCAAGCCTTAGCCCTCTACCACCTGAAAAGGTACGAAGACGCTAAAGCTGTGCTTCAGGATCTGCAGGAGCCATGGGCCGGGAATGGTCCACTGGTAACTTATGGGTTATGTTGTCTGCAATTAGGAGATGCTGTGGAAACAGAAAAGCTGATGAAAACCATCAGGGGAGATACTTTTGCATATGGGTTACTCCAGGCAGCTAAGGGACAGCCGGAAGCCGCTATGACACTCTTTCGCCAGGTTGTTCATTGGGACTATTGGGCAATGCTCTCTGTACATTATCTTTACCCGGCTATACTTGATCCAATCAGGCAGGATAAACGCTTTAGCGAAGTCCTAATACAGCTCAACAGCAGCTGGGGAATCAGCCAGCGAAAGGCTGCTTCAGTGCATCATCAGCAAGAACTTGCCATCCTCAGCAATGGAGATAAACCTGTTACGCCTGATTTGTCTAATACTGATATGAGGAGTGTGGAAACAAAAAATCCATCCCAAAGCAGTATAGCCGTGTTGCCATTTGATGCACTGCTCATGCAGGAACCCGAACTTGCAGAAGGCATTCACGGAGATCTTTTGGCAGGACTAGGCAAGGTGAAAACGCTGCAGCTCATTTCCCGCAGTTCGGTGACTTACTTTAAGAAAAGCCAAAAATCACCTTCAGAAATAGGGCGGACATTGCATGTTTTTTGGCTTATAAAGGGAAAAGTTAGCAGGGTGGATGATGAGATCAGGGTGGTCGTTTCACTGATACATGCTTCTAGCGAAGAGCAGGTATGGTCAAAGACTTATCAGCGTGCATTAACCGCTGAAAACATCTTTGCCATCGTAGCATCTATCATGCATGATCTACTCGAGATTCTAAATGTACATACAATCTCCCAGAAGAATCTACAGGCATCCCAGCCTTCAACAATGAATCTGCAAGCATACCGCCTCTACAGCCAGGGCCGCAGTAGCCTTGATCAACGCACAGAGGCAGGGCTTTATCAGGGCCTTGATTGCTTCGAGGATTGCCTGTCTCATGATCCGCAATATGCCCTTGCATGGGCTGGTCTGGCCGATGCCCTTTCACTGCTGCAATTTTATGGCTTTACCATTCCTAAAAGCAGTACTGACGCTTTTTCTGCTGCTAAGCTGGCTGTGAGCCTCTGCAGCGATATGAGCGAAGCGCATGCTGCACTTGGCGTTGTACATGCTAACCGGCAGGAGGGGGCAGCTGCACTCAAAGCCTTGGAACATGCCGCCTCACTGGCTCCAGGCTATGCAGAGGTTCGCTGCTGGTTAGGTTGGCTTTATCTTATACTTGGAAAGCCTAAGGCAGCGCTGGAACCAGCCGAACAGGCTGTAAGGCTAAACCCGCTGGCCCCTGCATTCAGAGCCTTTCTTTCTGAAATTTATCTGGCAAATGGTCTTTATGAGAAAGCGCTTTATGAGGCCAGGAGGGCCCGTGAAATTAAACCCGATTATGGAGTAGCCTATTTTATGGAGGGGCTGGCTTTTTATCATAATGGACAGCTAAAGGAGGCACTGGAAATCTTTGAGCAGGCGCTGTACCTTGCCTCCGCTATGGGAACACCCAGTCAGGCAGAGGTGAAAATCGGTTTGGCATTCACCTACAGTGCACTGGATGAATGGGGAAAGGTGCAGGAAATCAGGAATCAAACCTATGGCAGGATTGACCCTTTTTCACTTGCGATGCTACAGGCCCTGCAGGGAGAGCTAAGTGAAGCCTTCGAAACTTTCTCGCGCGTTGAAGACTGGAGTTCTTTTTCAACCGAACAATTGCGTTATTTTTTTCCAGATGCCTTGAATTCTTTTAGAACAGAGCCGCATTATCAGAAACTTATATCACAGTTAAATCTGGCCTGGGGACTGCAGGCAAATGGTAGTCTGCCTTGAACCCGAAGGTAGTACTAAACGATTCATCAGCTTTCAGGTGGAATGTTTTGATTCATCCCAAAAACATTAGTGGGGTCCCACTTACGCTTGAGCTTTACCAGTCGCTCCCAATTCTCACCATAGGCCGCTTTCACCCGTTCCCCTTCATCATGACCAAGCAGATTCACATACACACCGTCCATGGAATAGGGGGCTAAAGCTTGGTGGAATTGCTGTGCCCAGCTGATGTTTTCCTGATCGTCTGCGGGATCGCTCCAGCCGGTTAAGTTATGGATGGAATAAGCGGCATTTCTATGTGGAAAGGCAGTATCGGCAGAATCTTTTTTATTGGCAGCGCCTCCCATTGGTTCGAGGTAAACCATTGTATAGGCACCTTTTATGGGCATGGTAAACTGCTCCAGTGTATCAATTACTCCATCACTGATCTGGGAGAGATAGCGGGCCCTGCTGTACCAGCGAAAGCCTTTAGGCATATCGAAAGACTTTTGAAGCTCCTGGTAGGCCATGGGCTGAACAAAGGCCGCAAAGGGATTGCCAAACGCCTGC of the Flammeovirgaceae bacterium 311 genome contains:
- a CDS encoding hypothetical protein (COG0438 Glycosyltransferase), whose protein sequence is MNYLNIRKAASSESCKRISLTVSVSALLSVALFSACESPGDLIHPNGMSGINTATAINSPVAYSNTGNVVEVQTEHMNFIMPDEIPSGWTTFRYQNSSHKTHFFLLEKMPVFEGEQKGIEDYEEQIAPVFQNAMDLINEGKVDEGFAEFARFPAWASQIIYTGGVGLVAPGETAQVTLRLDPGLYVIECYVKTNGRFHSVDGMVKEMLVTEASSNALPPKKSTLHMTLSSTGGIEIEGKLRPGLHTIAVHFKDQVVHEHALGHDVHLVKLADDTNLEELEAWMNWINPHGLETPAPATFLAGVQEMPAGNTAYLSMVLKPGRYAWISEVPNASSKGMLKTFTIPAGGN
- a CDS encoding transcriptional regulator (COG3629 DNA-binding transcriptional activator of the SARP family); protein product: MTKLYVLGPAELRNAEGELEHSFLAGPKRLALLTYLLLSRPRGFHRRDSLLPLFWPEQDQKSARNALSNMLYHIRKTLGGEAIENRGSEEIKIIPEIFWSDALAFEKALQEGDYQSAVKLYRSDLLKAFHVHDASSEFDYWLEQERGRFSTLATEAYWALAEKALREHDQASAMKWAKKAGALNPFAEQVQLQLILFLEELGEITAALEVYHTYVKLIAREEETPGSEIRRLAESLETKTYILPAPVRKELISSPKCQQPSIAVLPFESLGTQKNTAFTDAIYGDILTRLSQVSELFVTSRTSSQHYKSTKKQLPDIAQELGVVWILTGEVQEEDQRVKVSVRLVNALEHRHVWADIFERNLTAGELFHIQADIIQKIAEALKMKLSLQEEKAIRQAPTTSLEAFRLHAYARWSLDQRTEKGMRMAEDYFRQAIAHDAEYAQAWLGLADALTLLHDYSYAASQPEILSEAERAINMALSLNPTLAEAYASLGLLYATRRKGAEAIHYLKKAVALQPAYADAHAWLSWVHQLMGELEQGLESAQIGVSYNPLSQETLSNLCLALINKRDYSSALIEAERLLLLQPDFATAQFYQALALYHLKRYEDAKAVLQDLQEPWAGNGPLVTYGLCCLQLGDAVETEKLMKTIRGDTFAYGLLQAAKGQPEAAMTLFRQVVHWDYWAMLSVHYLYPAILDPIRQDKRFSEVLIQLNSSWGISQRKAASVHHQQELAILSNGDKPVTPDLSNTDMRSVETKNPSQSSIAVLPFDALLMQEPELAEGIHGDLLAGLGKVKTLQLISRSSVTYFKKSQKSPSEIGRTLHVFWLIKGKVSRVDDEIRVVVSLIHASSEEQVWSKTYQRALTAENIFAIVASIMHDLLEILNVHTISQKNLQASQPSTMNLQAYRLYSQGRSSLDQRTEAGLYQGLDCFEDCLSHDPQYALAWAGLADALSLLQFYGFTIPKSSTDAFSAAKLAVSLCSDMSEAHAALGVVHANRQEGAAALKALEHAASLAPGYAEVRCWLGWLYLILGKPKAALEPAEQAVRLNPLAPAFRAFLSEIYLANGLYEKALYEARRAREIKPDYGVAYFMEGLAFYHNGQLKEALEIFEQALYLASAMGTPSQAEVKIGLAFTYSALDEWGKVQEIRNQTYGRIDPFSLAMLQALQGELSEAFETFSRVEDWSSFSTEQLRYFFPDALNSFRTEPHYQKLISQLNLAWGLQANGSLP